In Acidimicrobiales bacterium, the following are encoded in one genomic region:
- a CDS encoding DUF6049 family protein: MSGHRRLAPRLLLVLGAVLGGVMVAPAPSRAATAKTTVQSLVLQSQTPWVGAGGTFEIRIAPPAPQRDAADDLEYAVSVHPASPTRSAFTNTLTSRPTSAPLAVVTTPMTDASTDADGAVTLDVGVQDPTQPRDRTRINLRGAGVYPVAVELRTVDGAVRARLLTHLIFVPETPTGPKLAVGVVVPIRAPVALQPDGTDAVNPRDVASIVGVARALATLPSAGVLLSPAPETLAALMRRDTAPARDAEEALQALAPTHTIVPAPFMPTVAAATSDADRVASRDRGRALIAATFGSTSLADFALVDDPADDRVAGELPKRLVVRDDVLVPSPTRLTTAEPIAVRHSGSRLTTPALLADAGLAAHLQNGASPVLAAQHLLADLATIYFDSPGRFRSVIVVPPTTWRADVRVLTPLLAGLNSSPILEAAGTDRLFELATKKTVPHTRTLLTSAAAPSLPRALTTTRHTIDSLRTVMADAPDALQSFDDRLFIAESTVLTTAQRRSYVDGLADAVADERHKFQLPTGGSLTLTARRGTIPITVRSTADYPARVLLEVASDRLRFPGGATRHIQLTRHDTTERFAVQTLGSGAFPLRILLKSPDGKVLLSQTRLTVRSTNASGVGIGLSVGAGLFLIIWWYRHSVRRRKQQLRFDASAGPTR; the protein is encoded by the coding sequence GTGAGCGGCCACCGCCGCCTCGCGCCGCGCCTGCTGCTCGTCCTCGGCGCCGTGCTCGGAGGCGTGATGGTCGCGCCCGCGCCCAGCCGGGCGGCAACGGCGAAGACCACGGTCCAATCGTTGGTGCTCCAGAGCCAGACGCCCTGGGTCGGCGCCGGCGGGACCTTCGAGATCCGTATCGCGCCGCCCGCGCCTCAGCGCGACGCGGCCGACGACCTCGAATACGCGGTGTCCGTACACCCGGCGTCGCCGACGCGCAGTGCGTTCACCAACACGCTCACGAGCCGGCCGACGTCCGCCCCTCTAGCGGTCGTGACGACGCCCATGACCGACGCGTCTACCGACGCCGACGGCGCCGTCACCCTTGACGTGGGCGTGCAGGACCCGACGCAGCCCCGCGACCGCACGCGCATCAACCTCCGGGGCGCCGGCGTCTATCCCGTGGCCGTCGAGCTGCGCACCGTGGACGGCGCCGTGCGGGCGCGCCTGCTCACGCACCTGATCTTCGTGCCCGAGACCCCGACGGGCCCGAAGCTCGCCGTGGGCGTCGTCGTGCCCATACGCGCCCCGGTCGCCCTCCAGCCTGATGGCACCGACGCGGTCAACCCACGCGACGTTGCGTCCATCGTCGGCGTGGCGCGGGCGTTGGCGACGCTACCGAGCGCCGGCGTGTTGCTCTCACCCGCACCCGAAACGCTGGCGGCGCTAATGCGGCGTGACACGGCACCGGCCCGTGACGCCGAAGAAGCGCTGCAGGCGCTGGCTCCGACGCACACCATCGTGCCGGCGCCGTTCATGCCGACCGTGGCCGCCGCGACGTCGGATGCCGACCGCGTCGCGTCACGTGATCGCGGCCGCGCCCTCATCGCTGCCACGTTCGGCTCGACCTCCCTCGCCGACTTCGCGTTGGTCGACGACCCCGCGGACGATCGCGTCGCCGGCGAACTACCCAAGCGCCTCGTCGTGCGCGACGACGTGCTGGTGCCGTCGCCGACCCGCCTGACGACAGCCGAACCGATCGCAGTGCGCCACAGCGGCAGTCGCCTCACCACGCCGGCGCTGCTCGCCGATGCCGGCCTCGCGGCCCACCTCCAGAACGGCGCGTCGCCCGTCCTCGCCGCCCAGCACCTCCTGGCCGACCTCGCCACCATCTACTTCGACAGCCCCGGCCGTTTCCGCTCCGTCATCGTGGTGCCGCCGACGACGTGGCGGGCCGACGTGCGCGTGCTGACGCCGTTGCTCGCGGGCTTGAACTCCAGCCCAATCCTGGAGGCTGCCGGCACCGATCGCCTGTTCGAGTTGGCCACGAAGAAGACGGTGCCGCACACGCGCACGCTCCTCACCTCCGCGGCGGCGCCGAGTTTGCCGCGCGCGCTGACGACGACGCGGCACACGATCGACTCGCTGCGCACCGTGATGGCGGACGCGCCCGACGCCCTGCAGTCCTTCGACGACCGCCTCTTCATCGCCGAGTCGACGGTGCTCACCACCGCGCAGCGCCGGAGCTACGTCGACGGCCTCGCCGACGCCGTCGCCGACGAGCGCCACAAGTTCCAACTCCCGACGGGCGGCTCACTCACCCTCACGGCCCGCCGCGGCACCATCCCGATCACCGTGCGCTCGACGGCGGACTATCCGGCGCGCGTCCTGCTCGAGGTCGCCAGCGACCGGCTCCGGTTTCCCGGCGGAGCGACGCGCCACATCCAGCTGACCCGCCACGACACGACGGAGCGCTTTGCCGTGCAGACGCTCGGATCGGGCGCGTTCCCACTCCGGATCCTGCTGAAGTCGCCCGACGGCAAGGTACTGCTCAGCCAAACCCGCCTGACGGTGCGCTCTACGAACGCGTCGGGCGTCGGCATCGGCCTCTCCGTCGGCGCCGGCCTTTTCTTGATCATCTGGTGGTACCGGCACTCCGTTCGCCGGAGAAAGCAGCAGTTACGGTTTGACGCGTCGGCGGGTCCAACCCGTTGA
- the trxA gene encoding thioredoxin translates to MLTLTDSNFDETLVGADTPVLVDFWAEWCGPCKTIAPVLEQIATERADQLKIGKLNVDDNLATQARFDVMSIPTLILFKGGEPILRLVGAKGKGQLLEELDRYL, encoded by the coding sequence CTGCTCACGCTCACCGATTCCAACTTCGACGAGACGTTGGTCGGCGCCGACACCCCGGTGTTGGTCGACTTTTGGGCCGAGTGGTGCGGGCCGTGCAAGACGATCGCCCCCGTCCTCGAGCAAATCGCCACTGAGCGCGCCGACCAGCTCAAGATCGGCAAGCTCAATGTCGACGACAACCTGGCCACCCAGGCGCGCTTCGACGTCATGAGCATCCCGACGCTGATCCTGTTCAAGGGCGGCGAGCCGATCCTCCGGCTCGTCGGCGCCAAGGGCAAGGGCCAGCTCCTCGAGGAACTCGACCGGTACCTCTGA
- a CDS encoding RNA polymerase sigma factor translates to MTDRPDDADVESALAGDTGALDRLLRAHYDRLFAVCRRLTGNDADAADACQEALIAIVRNLHKFDRRSRFGTWAYRIAVNASLDELRRRRRRPATSELGRVDRDRLPYRPDGAADVVDRLALDAALAALSPEFRAAVVLRDVAGLDYAEIAQALDIPPGTVRSRIARGRAALADTLREPTRPRRTSKEQQ, encoded by the coding sequence GTGACCGACCGCCCCGACGACGCGGACGTCGAGTCCGCGTTGGCGGGCGACACTGGTGCCCTCGACCGCCTGCTGCGGGCCCATTACGACCGGCTCTTCGCCGTGTGCCGCCGCCTCACCGGCAACGACGCCGACGCCGCCGACGCGTGCCAGGAAGCGCTCATCGCCATCGTGCGCAACCTGCACAAGTTCGATCGCCGCAGCCGCTTCGGCACCTGGGCCTACCGCATCGCGGTCAACGCCAGTCTCGACGAGTTGCGCCGCCGGCGGCGTCGCCCGGCCACTTCGGAGCTCGGCCGCGTTGACCGCGACCGCCTCCCCTACCGACCCGACGGCGCCGCCGACGTCGTGGACCGCCTCGCCCTCGACGCCGCCCTCGCCGCTCTCTCACCCGAGTTCCGGGCCGCCGTTGTCCTGCGCGACGTCGCCGGCCTCGACTACGCCGAGATCGCCCAGGCGCTCGACATCCCACCCGGGACGGTCCGCAGCCGCATCGCCCGCGGGCGCGCCGCGCTCGCCGACACGCTCCGGGAACCAACCCGGCCGCGTCGGACGTCTAAGGAGCAGCAATGA
- a CDS encoding GNAT family N-acetyltransferase has protein sequence MTTALVTDGPERARIGPWHGDPTVGCVTPAPGSPPVSARLVHKCLDQLARLGFREAVTAAMPPQESAGFVAAGFRESERLHLLERRVTARDRDPIAIPDGTTLRRARRADIESVLRVDSRSFGAFWRLDADGVNDARTATTYARYRVARADGAVVGYAITGRQGRAGYLQRLAVDPDHRGGGIGSALVLDGINWLARWRAITVVVNTQESNATALALYESLGFTRKPDGLTVWSTRLDA, from the coding sequence GTGACAACCGCGCTCGTAACCGACGGCCCCGAGCGCGCCCGCATTGGGCCCTGGCACGGCGACCCTACGGTCGGCTGCGTCACACCCGCACCGGGCTCGCCGCCGGTGTCGGCGCGGCTGGTGCACAAATGCCTCGACCAGCTGGCGCGCCTCGGCTTTCGCGAAGCCGTCACCGCCGCGATGCCGCCCCAGGAATCGGCCGGCTTCGTCGCCGCGGGATTCCGTGAGTCCGAGCGGCTGCATCTCCTCGAACGTCGCGTGACGGCGCGCGACCGCGACCCCATCGCCATCCCCGACGGCACGACACTGCGCCGAGCACGGCGCGCCGATATCGAGAGCGTCTTGCGCGTCGACTCCCGCTCGTTCGGTGCGTTCTGGCGCCTCGACGCCGACGGAGTGAACGACGCCCGCACCGCCACCACCTATGCCCGCTATCGCGTCGCGCGCGCCGACGGCGCCGTCGTCGGTTATGCCATCACCGGACGCCAAGGTCGCGCCGGCTACCTCCAGCGCCTTGCCGTCGACCCTGACCACCGCGGCGGCGGCATCGGCAGCGCGCTCGTGCTCGACGGCATCAACTGGCTGGCGCGCTGGCGCGCCATCACGGTCGTGGTGAACACCCAGGAGAGCAACGCCACCGCGCTCGCGCTCTACGAATCCCTCGGATTTACGCGCAAACCCGACGGACTGACCGTGTGGTCGACGCGCCTCGACGCGTGA
- a CDS encoding protein kinase, with protein MTNDATIVSGRRVAERYRLADPRPDGTWTAVDETLRRTVVVHLLPSDADPAAKEHFTAEARSLARLNHRNILCTYDTGVDGDGTSYRVDELAAGGALDLDAVGDDHRVSLALQITQAVADAHDAGLAHGALGSSSVLVDDTGRVQLRGLRLPAADEFDAAKQADIAALTDLIIGLAPAHASPLRDAAVQWRSHQPDSARTMFEDVAAIPDEVHATIPPPSRAPATGVPQPRSRRGQFVFTTVIVGLVIAAIVIAVVVPSRKSANDFQGALVPIHVTAKSFDPEAKPPTENDALAHFAVDGSTATLWKTELYHSASFGNLKSGVGLVLTAEGTNEFDTITLTSPSRGWTVEVYAAAQPSSTLGGWGRARASRKVETSSTTLSLNGTPGGAVLVWITDLGPARQVRISEATVRGRVPK; from the coding sequence GTGACCAACGACGCGACCATCGTCTCGGGGCGACGGGTCGCAGAGCGCTACCGCCTCGCCGACCCGCGTCCGGACGGCACGTGGACGGCGGTGGACGAAACGCTGCGGCGCACCGTCGTCGTGCACCTGTTGCCGAGCGACGCCGACCCCGCGGCCAAGGAGCACTTCACCGCCGAAGCCCGCTCGCTGGCGCGCCTGAATCACCGCAACATCCTGTGCACCTATGACACCGGCGTCGACGGGGACGGCACGAGCTACCGCGTCGACGAACTCGCGGCCGGCGGTGCCCTCGACCTCGACGCCGTCGGCGACGACCACCGCGTTTCCCTGGCGTTGCAGATCACCCAGGCCGTGGCCGACGCCCACGACGCCGGGCTCGCGCACGGCGCGCTCGGCTCCTCGAGCGTGCTCGTCGACGACACCGGTCGCGTTCAGCTGCGCGGGCTGCGCCTACCCGCCGCCGACGAGTTCGACGCGGCCAAGCAGGCCGACATCGCCGCGCTCACCGACCTGATCATCGGCTTGGCACCGGCACACGCGTCGCCGTTGCGCGACGCCGCCGTGCAGTGGCGCAGCCACCAGCCCGACTCGGCGCGCACGATGTTCGAAGACGTCGCCGCCATCCCCGACGAGGTGCACGCCACCATCCCGCCGCCGTCAAGAGCCCCCGCGACCGGCGTGCCCCAGCCGCGCTCGCGCCGCGGCCAGTTCGTCTTCACCACCGTCATCGTCGGCCTCGTCATCGCCGCGATCGTCATCGCCGTCGTGGTGCCGAGCCGTAAGTCGGCGAACGACTTCCAGGGTGCGCTCGTGCCGATCCACGTCACCGCCAAGTCGTTCGACCCCGAAGCCAAGCCGCCCACCGAGAACGACGCGCTGGCGCACTTCGCGGTGGACGGCAGCACGGCGACGTTGTGGAAGACCGAGCTGTACCACTCGGCGTCGTTCGGCAACCTGAAGTCGGGCGTGGGCCTCGTCCTCACCGCGGAGGGCACCAACGAGTTCGACACCATCACCTTGACCAGCCCGTCGCGGGGTTGGACGGTCGAGGTGTACGCCGCCGCCCAGCCGTCATCGACTCTCGGCGGCTGGGGTCGCGCCCGCGCGTCGCGCAAGGTGGAGACGAGCTCGACGACCCTGTCGCTCAACGGCACGCCCGGCGGGGCCGTGCTCGTGTGGATCACCGACCTCGGGCCGGCCCGCCAGGTCCGTATCAGCGAAGCGACGGTGCGGGGCCGGGTCCCGAAGTGA
- the trxB gene encoding thioredoxin-disulfide reductase, which yields MTAHRNVVIVGSGPAGLTAAIYTARANLAPLVIEGEPSSDSDQPGGQLMLTTEVENFPGFPDGIMGPELMQNCRLQAEKFGAEFLTAKVTKIDVSQRPFTIETTVGETFSADAVIVATGARSLMLGLEAEKRLLGYGLSTCATCDGFFHRGFEVAVVGGGDSALEEAMFLSKFATKVHVIHRRDQLRASKIMADRAQANEKLSFIWDTVVTDLVGETTLEAAQLKNIKTGEESTLPIHGLFVAIGHVPNTDVFVGFLDHDDTGYLKTIGSSTFTNVEGIFACGDVQDHVYRQAITAAGSGCMAAIDCERWLESQH from the coding sequence ATGACTGCACACCGCAACGTCGTGATCGTGGGTTCGGGGCCGGCGGGGCTCACGGCGGCGATCTACACCGCCCGGGCAAACCTGGCACCCCTCGTCATCGAAGGCGAACCGTCTTCGGACAGCGATCAGCCCGGTGGCCAGCTCATGCTGACCACCGAAGTCGAGAACTTCCCGGGATTCCCTGACGGGATCATGGGTCCCGAGTTGATGCAGAACTGCCGGCTTCAGGCCGAGAAGTTCGGCGCCGAGTTCCTCACCGCCAAGGTGACCAAGATCGACGTCAGCCAGCGACCATTCACGATCGAAACGACCGTCGGTGAGACGTTCAGCGCGGATGCCGTCATCGTGGCGACGGGCGCACGCTCGCTCATGCTCGGTCTCGAGGCCGAAAAGCGCCTCCTCGGCTACGGCCTGTCCACCTGCGCCACCTGCGACGGGTTCTTCCACCGGGGGTTCGAGGTGGCGGTGGTCGGCGGCGGCGACTCGGCGCTCGAAGAGGCGATGTTCCTCTCGAAGTTCGCCACCAAGGTCCACGTCATCCACCGTCGCGATCAGCTGCGGGCCTCCAAGATCATGGCCGACCGCGCCCAGGCCAACGAGAAGCTGTCGTTCATCTGGGACACCGTCGTCACCGACCTCGTCGGGGAAACCACTCTCGAAGCCGCGCAGCTCAAGAACATCAAGACGGGCGAAGAGTCCACGCTGCCGATCCACGGCCTGTTCGTCGCCATCGGCCACGTGCCCAACACCGACGTTTTCGTCGGCTTTCTCGACCACGACGACACCGGCTACCTCAAGACGATCGGCAGCTCGACGTTCACCAATGTCGAGGGCATCTTCGCCTGTGGCGACGTCCAGGACCACGTGTACCGCCAGGCGATTACCGCCGCGGGCTCGGGCTGCATGGCCGCCATCGACTGCGAACGCTGGCTGGAGTCCCAGCACTAG
- a CDS encoding AAA family ATPase, which yields MSSPEPDILRRGQAIFDRLRGASPEPPPPPPPPEGPPEEIAEAPAESEDDGASEAGPAVGDEMADVIELPESVVTEPVTAEPAPAPVPDPPSVSEIVEEAAANLAPPAVEAVAEPVAAEVTAPVRKAHPSSLRPLPRVIAVANQKGGVGKTTTTVNLGAGLAELGFRVLIIDLDPQGNATTGLGINQRNLEHSVYDVLLHDVSLDDCVEPTAVRNLFVAPATIDLAGADIELVPAFSRELRLRRAIEALDDSFDYTIIDCPPSLGLITVNGLAAAGEVLVPIQCEYYALEGLGQLLKNVNLVTGNLNPTLEVSAIVLTMYDSRTKLAEQVAEEVRTHFGEKVCRMVIPRTVRLSEAPSFGQPILTFDPTSRGAVAYRELAKEVSGGAP from the coding sequence ATGAGTTCGCCCGAGCCAGACATCCTCCGCCGTGGCCAGGCGATCTTCGATCGGCTGCGCGGCGCGTCGCCCGAGCCCCCACCGCCACCGCCACCGCCGGAAGGGCCGCCAGAAGAGATCGCCGAGGCGCCCGCAGAATCAGAGGACGACGGAGCCTCTGAAGCCGGGCCTGCCGTTGGTGACGAGATGGCCGACGTGATCGAACTGCCCGAGTCGGTGGTCACCGAACCCGTAACCGCCGAACCGGCGCCCGCTCCGGTGCCGGATCCGCCCTCGGTCTCCGAGATCGTCGAAGAGGCGGCCGCCAACTTGGCGCCGCCGGCCGTAGAGGCGGTGGCGGAACCGGTCGCGGCCGAGGTGACCGCCCCGGTGCGCAAGGCGCATCCGTCCTCGTTGCGGCCGCTCCCCCGCGTGATCGCCGTCGCCAACCAAAAGGGCGGCGTCGGCAAGACCACGACGACCGTCAATCTCGGTGCCGGGCTCGCTGAGCTGGGCTTTCGCGTGCTCATCATCGACCTCGACCCACAGGGCAACGCCACGACGGGGCTCGGTATCAACCAGCGCAACCTGGAGCACTCGGTCTACGACGTGCTCCTGCACGACGTATCGCTCGATGACTGCGTCGAACCCACGGCCGTCCGCAACCTGTTCGTCGCCCCGGCGACGATCGACCTTGCCGGCGCCGATATCGAACTCGTGCCTGCGTTCAGTCGCGAGTTGCGGCTGCGGCGAGCGATCGAGGCGTTGGACGATTCGTTCGACTACACGATCATCGACTGCCCGCCGTCGTTGGGTCTGATCACGGTAAATGGCCTGGCAGCGGCGGGGGAGGTGCTGGTACCGATCCAGTGCGAGTACTACGCCCTGGAGGGTCTCGGGCAGCTGCTGAAGAACGTCAATCTGGTGACGGGCAACCTCAATCCGACGCTCGAAGTCAGTGCGATCGTCCTTACTATGTACGATTCCCGTACAAAGTTGGCCGAGCAGGTAGCCGAGGAAGTGCGCACCCACTTCGGCGAAAAGGTCTGCCGCATGGTGATCCCCCGCACGGTGCGGCTTTCGGAGGCACCGTCGTTCGGGCAACCGATTCTTACGTTCGATCCGACGTCCCGGGGCGCGGTGGCGTACCGGGAGTTGGCGAAGGAGGTCAGTGGTGGCGCGCCCTAG
- a CDS encoding peptidoglycan-binding protein: MNWDSELPLTLGAKGPAVEDLQRRLLALGFPVTLEDGVFGAETAEALRAFQRSCGLEADGVCHRSTWSRLVEAGYRPGDRLLYLRTPYLRGDDVVDLQRRLNALGFDAGRVDGIFGADTDRALRGFQRNAGLSVDGICGQKTQLMLQRLRSKGPESDPAAVREAVRLANAPATLQGRRVALGERGGTAPFLREVQHRLTAYGAIVTLLSHPDDAILAAQANAAGAEVYLGIALAPAGHACRAAYWGAHGSVSPAGRRLAGLLLDELSISGAGTDGAPVPMATPILRETRMPAVSLELGPPRFVVERAAIAAEAIGRGLSRWADGPCLDLS; this comes from the coding sequence CTGAACTGGGATTCTGAACTCCCTCTGACGCTCGGGGCCAAGGGCCCCGCAGTCGAAGACCTGCAACGCCGCCTCCTCGCGCTCGGTTTTCCCGTGACGCTGGAAGACGGCGTGTTCGGCGCCGAGACGGCCGAGGCCCTGCGCGCCTTTCAACGCAGCTGTGGCCTCGAGGCCGACGGCGTGTGCCATCGTTCGACCTGGTCACGGCTGGTGGAAGCCGGCTATCGACCCGGCGACCGCCTGCTGTATCTGCGCACGCCGTACCTGCGCGGCGACGACGTCGTGGACCTGCAGCGACGCCTCAACGCGCTCGGTTTCGACGCCGGGCGTGTCGACGGCATCTTCGGCGCCGACACCGATCGAGCGCTGCGCGGCTTCCAACGCAACGCCGGCTTGTCCGTCGACGGCATCTGCGGGCAAAAGACCCAGCTCATGCTGCAACGGTTGCGCTCGAAGGGGCCCGAATCCGATCCCGCCGCGGTGCGCGAGGCGGTGCGCCTGGCGAACGCGCCGGCGACGCTCCAGGGGCGGCGGGTCGCGCTCGGCGAGCGCGGCGGCACTGCGCCCTTCCTCCGGGAGGTGCAGCACCGGCTGACGGCGTACGGCGCCATCGTAACACTATTATCGCATCCGGACGATGCGATCCTGGCGGCGCAGGCCAACGCGGCCGGAGCGGAGGTCTACCTCGGTATCGCGCTGGCGCCTGCCGGCCACGCCTGCCGCGCCGCGTACTGGGGAGCGCACGGCAGCGTCTCACCTGCCGGTCGCCGGCTCGCGGGCCTACTGCTCGACGAGCTGTCGATTTCGGGCGCCGGCACCGACGGGGCACCCGTGCCGATGGCCACCCCGATCCTGCGCGAAACCCGCATGCCGGCGGTGTCGCTCGAACTCGGACCGCCCCGGTTTGTCGTAGAACGCGCTGCGATCGCGGCCGAAGCCATTGGTCGAGGCCTGAGTCGCTGGGCCGACGGGCCTTGTCTCGATCTTTCCTAG
- a CDS encoding DegV family protein produces the protein MPGIRIVTDSACDLPPATAEQHGITIVPLTVRISDTEYVDRRDLTPDEFWRKSTDAKQLPETAAPSPGAFEQAYRDLAAQGATGVVCVTISSELSATFQSAQLGADAVKDTIPVRVIDSRTVTIAQGLLAIAGAEAAAAGKGIDDVTAVIEAKIPHMRVFAALDTLENLKKGGRIGAARAALGSMLNIKPLIQVENGAVGEAGKQRTRSRSLDQLIELAKENGAANAKSLAVMHGQAPDLDGFVDKLCAALGRSRDDILIGDIGSVVGTHTGARVIGIAYDAAEA, from the coding sequence ATGCCAGGCATTCGTATCGTTACCGACAGCGCTTGTGACCTGCCGCCGGCCACCGCCGAGCAGCACGGCATCACGATCGTGCCGCTCACCGTTCGCATCTCCGACACCGAATACGTCGATCGCCGCGACCTGACACCCGACGAGTTCTGGCGCAAGTCCACGGACGCGAAGCAGCTTCCCGAAACCGCGGCGCCCTCCCCCGGCGCGTTCGAGCAGGCCTACCGCGACCTGGCGGCGCAGGGCGCCACGGGCGTCGTCTGCGTGACGATCTCGTCGGAGTTGTCAGCCACCTTCCAGTCGGCGCAGCTCGGCGCCGACGCGGTGAAAGACACGATTCCCGTGCGGGTCATCGACAGCCGCACCGTCACGATCGCGCAAGGACTTCTCGCCATTGCGGGTGCGGAAGCGGCCGCAGCGGGTAAGGGCATTGACGACGTGACCGCTGTCATCGAAGCGAAGATTCCGCACATGCGGGTGTTCGCCGCCCTCGACACACTGGAGAACCTCAAGAAGGGCGGACGAATCGGCGCGGCGCGCGCCGCACTCGGTTCGATGCTCAACATCAAGCCGCTCATCCAGGTCGAGAACGGGGCGGTGGGCGAAGCCGGCAAGCAGCGCACCCGCAGCCGCTCACTTGACCAGCTGATCGAGTTGGCCAAGGAGAACGGCGCCGCCAACGCGAAGTCGCTCGCAGTCATGCACGGCCAGGCACCCGACCTCGACGGGTTCGTCGACAAATTGTGTGCGGCCCTCGGGCGCTCACGCGACGACATCCTCATCGGCGACATCGGCTCGGTCGTCGGCACCCACACCGGAGCGCGCGTCATCGGTATCGCCTACGACGCCGCCGAGGCGTAG
- a CDS encoding ParB/RepB/Spo0J family partition protein — protein sequence MARPSGLGRGLSALIPTDVTVDRGASLIDVAVDHVEPNRLQPRKHFDEEMLASLTASVRELGVLQPILVREGEGGRYELIAGERRWRAAKRAGLVSIPAIVKTTSDTHSLEQALVENLHRQDLNPLEEAAAYQQLIEDFHLTHDELATRIGKSRAAITNTLRLFQLPPSVQRMVADGQLAAGHARALLGTPDRSFQEALAKRAIAESLSVRAVEDAVRERVNQQQRDHADTEAESPAATPDAAPTAASRRLRPPGFRELEELLAELLDTKVAVDMGKNKGRVVIEFADLEDLERIYRRITEPSAG from the coding sequence GTGGCGCGCCCTAGCGGGCTCGGCCGAGGTCTCTCGGCACTCATTCCTACCGATGTCACCGTCGACCGGGGCGCCAGCCTCATCGACGTCGCTGTCGACCACGTGGAGCCCAACCGGCTCCAGCCCCGCAAGCACTTCGACGAGGAAATGCTGGCGTCGTTGACCGCGTCGGTGCGCGAGCTGGGCGTGCTGCAACCGATCCTGGTGCGCGAGGGCGAAGGCGGGCGCTATGAGCTGATCGCGGGCGAGCGGCGGTGGCGTGCGGCCAAGCGCGCCGGGCTCGTCTCGATTCCCGCCATCGTCAAAACCACGAGTGATACGCACTCGCTGGAGCAGGCACTCGTGGAGAATCTCCACAGGCAAGACCTCAACCCTCTGGAAGAAGCCGCGGCGTATCAGCAGCTCATCGAGGATTTCCATCTCACCCACGACGAGTTGGCCACGCGCATCGGGAAAAGTCGCGCCGCGATCACCAACACGCTTCGCCTCTTCCAGCTGCCGCCGAGCGTGCAGCGCATGGTCGCCGACGGCCAGCTGGCGGCGGGTCACGCCCGGGCCCTGCTCGGCACGCCAGACCGGTCGTTTCAAGAAGCGCTGGCGAAGCGGGCGATCGCCGAGTCGCTCAGCGTGCGCGCCGTCGAGGACGCAGTACGTGAGCGAGTCAACCAGCAGCAACGCGATCACGCAGACACCGAGGCCGAGAGTCCGGCCGCGACACCCGATGCCGCACCCACGGCGGCGAGTCGTCGGCTACGGCCGCCCGGCTTCCGGGAACTCGAGGAGTTGCTGGCCGAATTGCTCGACACCAAGGTCGCGGTGGACATGGGAAAGAACAAGGGCCGCGTCGTCATCGAGTTCGCCGACCTCGAGGACCTCGAGCGGATTTATCGCCGGATTACGGAGCCATCTGCCGGGTAA